In a genomic window of Bordetella petrii:
- a CDS encoding ABC transporter permease has protein sequence MKAFLKRYMRNYGAVAGLLVMLVVVAIALAAPLLYPESPWMMVAEPLIKPFADPAYPFGTDMLGRDITAGLVWGARVSLLVGLLSTGVALVFGIVVGAVAGYCGGRIDDALMRFTEFFQTIPQLAMAVVLVAVLSPSVYSIMGAIALVSWPPAARLVRSEFMTLKQREFVQAAIVIGQTPSRIVCTQILPNAMSPIIVSASFMVATAILTESSLSFLGLGDRNLMSWGFMIGAARTMIREAWWMSVWPGVAILLTVLAINLIGEGLNDALNPQLRKRGE, from the coding sequence ATGAAGGCGTTCCTCAAGCGCTACATGCGCAACTACGGGGCTGTGGCCGGCCTGCTCGTGATGCTGGTGGTGGTCGCGATCGCCCTGGCCGCGCCCCTGCTTTATCCCGAATCGCCCTGGATGATGGTGGCCGAGCCCCTGATCAAGCCGTTCGCCGACCCGGCCTACCCGTTCGGCACCGACATGCTGGGCCGCGACATTACCGCCGGCCTGGTGTGGGGCGCGCGCGTCTCGCTGCTGGTGGGCCTGCTGTCGACCGGCGTGGCCTTGGTGTTCGGCATCGTGGTGGGCGCGGTGGCAGGCTATTGCGGCGGCCGCATCGACGACGCCCTGATGCGCTTCACCGAGTTTTTCCAGACCATTCCGCAGCTGGCCATGGCGGTCGTGCTGGTGGCGGTGCTGAGCCCCTCGGTGTATTCCATCATGGGCGCCATCGCCCTGGTGTCGTGGCCGCCGGCGGCGCGGCTGGTGCGTTCTGAATTCATGACGCTCAAGCAGCGCGAGTTCGTGCAGGCCGCCATCGTCATCGGCCAGACGCCCTCGCGCATCGTTTGCACGCAGATCCTGCCCAACGCCATGTCTCCCATCATCGTGTCGGCCTCGTTCATGGTGGCCACCGCCATCCTTACAGAGTCTTCGCTGTCGTTCCTGGGCCTGGGCGACCGCAACCTGATGAGCTGGGGCTTCATGATCGGCGCGGCTCGCACCATGATCCGCGAGGCGTGGTGGATGAGCGTCTGGCCCGGCGTGGCCATCCTGCTGACCGTGCTGGCCATCAACCTCATCGGCGAAGGCCTCAACGATGCCCTCAACCCCCAGCTGCGCAAGCGCGGCGAATAG
- a CDS encoding ABC transporter ATP-binding protein, whose translation MDDNTPLLSVRNLTIALPAGGDRRYAVRDISYDVRAGEILCIVGESGSGKSMSANAIMGLLPDYLAPQSGQILLRGADLLQQDEARLQSMRGKDMAMIFQEPLSALNPLMTVGEQIAEVMRVHNAYPGEARNRRVLELLEFVGLPDPATLYHVYPFRLSGGQRQRVMIAMALALEPALLIADEPTTALDVTTQAQILALIARIQKEKGMGVMFVTHDFGVVAEIAHRVAVMERGELVEQGPAEQILNAPQHPYTRRLIAAVPRRRADAGSASDTAAPVLDVRNLSKTYVTGRGWLGHKRVVRAVDDVSFSVRRGQTLGIVGESGSGKSTIGKCLLKLIGINGGQLIFDGRDIAGLSENQFRPLRKDIQMIFQDPFASLNPRHTVGRIISDGPVASGQPRAQAEARARELLDLVGLDASAFDRYPNQFSGGQRQRIGIARALALEPKILVADESVSALDVSVQAQVLQLLHRLQQQLQIALIFITHDLRVAAQICHSVLVMHQGKVVEYGSPAQIFDQPRHPYTQKLIAAVPGQHWNPPADLQPEPAA comes from the coding sequence ATGGACGACAACACGCCCCTGCTGTCGGTGCGCAACCTGACCATCGCCCTGCCCGCCGGCGGAGACCGCCGCTATGCGGTACGCGACATTTCGTACGACGTGCGCGCCGGCGAAATTCTGTGCATCGTGGGCGAATCGGGTTCCGGAAAATCGATGAGCGCCAACGCCATCATGGGCCTGCTGCCTGACTACCTGGCGCCGCAGAGCGGCCAGATCCTGCTGCGCGGAGCCGACCTGCTGCAACAGGACGAAGCCCGCCTGCAATCGATGCGCGGCAAGGACATGGCCATGATCTTCCAGGAACCGCTGTCGGCGCTCAATCCGCTGATGACGGTAGGCGAGCAGATCGCCGAGGTCATGCGCGTGCACAACGCCTACCCCGGCGAGGCGCGCAACCGGCGCGTGCTCGAGCTGCTCGAGTTCGTCGGCCTGCCCGACCCTGCCACGCTGTACCACGTATACCCCTTCCGCCTGTCGGGCGGCCAGCGCCAGCGCGTCATGATCGCCATGGCCCTGGCGCTGGAGCCAGCGCTGCTGATCGCCGATGAGCCCACCACCGCACTGGACGTCACCACCCAGGCGCAGATTCTGGCGCTGATTGCCCGCATCCAGAAAGAGAAAGGCATGGGCGTCATGTTCGTCACCCATGACTTCGGCGTGGTGGCCGAGATCGCGCATCGCGTGGCGGTCATGGAGCGCGGCGAACTGGTCGAGCAAGGTCCGGCCGAACAAATACTGAATGCCCCGCAGCATCCGTACACCCGCCGCTTGATCGCCGCCGTGCCCCGGCGGCGCGCCGACGCGGGCAGCGCGTCCGATACGGCGGCGCCGGTGCTCGACGTGCGCAATCTCAGCAAGACCTACGTCACCGGGCGCGGCTGGCTTGGCCACAAGCGCGTGGTACGCGCGGTCGACGACGTCAGCTTCAGCGTGCGGCGTGGCCAGACGCTGGGCATCGTCGGAGAATCCGGTTCGGGCAAGTCCACCATAGGCAAATGCCTGCTCAAGCTCATCGGCATCAATGGCGGCCAGCTTATCTTCGACGGCCGTGACATTGCCGGGCTCAGCGAAAACCAGTTCCGGCCGCTGCGTAAAGATATCCAGATGATCTTCCAGGACCCGTTCGCCTCGCTCAACCCGCGCCACACCGTGGGCCGCATCATCAGCGACGGGCCGGTCGCCAGCGGACAGCCGCGCGCCCAGGCCGAGGCGCGCGCCCGCGAACTGCTGGACCTGGTCGGACTGGACGCCTCCGCGTTCGACCGCTACCCCAACCAGTTCTCGGGCGGCCAGCGCCAGCGCATCGGCATCGCGCGCGCCCTGGCGCTCGAGCCCAAGATACTGGTGGCCGACGAATCCGTTTCGGCGCTCGACGTCTCGGTGCAGGCCCAGGTGTTGCAACTGCTGCACCGGCTGCAGCAACAGCTGCAGATCGCGCTGATCTTCATCACCCACGACCTGCGAGTCGCCGCGCAGATATGCCATTCGGTGCTGGTGATGCACCAAGGCAAAGTGGTCGAGTACGGCAGTCCCGCCCAGATATTCGACCAGCCGCGCCACCCCTATACGCAGAAACTGATAGCGGCCGTGCCGGGGCAGCACTGGAACCCGCCGGCCGACCTGCAGCCGGAGCCCGCCGCATGA
- the gabT gene encoding 4-aminobutyrate--2-oxoglutarate transaminase, producing the protein MNNADLTRRKDAATPRGVGVMCNFYADHADNAELWDIEGRRYIDFASGIAVLNTGHRHPRLVDAIEAQLRRFTHTAYQIVPYASYIELAEQINRLVPGDFPKKTALFTTGAEAVENAVKIARSATGRSALIAFSAAFHGRTLLGMALTGKVVPYKAGFGPFPADVYHAPYPDPTHGVSVADALAGLQALFKTDVDPRRVAAIVIEPVQGEGGFNICPPEFMQTLRALCNEHGILLIADEVQTGFGRTGKMFAMEHYGVAADLTAMAKGLAGGMPLSAVCGRTEIMDAPPPGGLGGTYAGNPLAVAAALEVVQLMQADDLPARGAAQGERLQRHLEALRPGVPELAEVRGLGAMVAAEFRHPHDDSPHPDFTRQLQARALEKNLLLLSCGVDGNVIRFLFPLTIADDTMSEAMDILAQVLTA; encoded by the coding sequence ATGAACAACGCCGACCTGACCCGCCGCAAAGACGCCGCCACGCCGCGCGGCGTGGGAGTCATGTGCAACTTCTATGCCGACCACGCCGACAACGCCGAATTGTGGGATATCGAGGGGCGCCGCTACATTGACTTCGCCAGCGGCATCGCGGTGCTCAACACCGGCCATCGCCATCCGCGCCTGGTCGACGCCATCGAAGCCCAGTTGCGGCGTTTTACTCACACCGCCTACCAGATCGTGCCGTATGCCAGCTACATCGAGCTGGCCGAGCAGATCAACCGGCTGGTGCCGGGCGACTTTCCCAAGAAAACCGCGCTGTTCACCACCGGCGCCGAGGCGGTCGAGAATGCCGTCAAGATCGCCCGCAGCGCCACCGGGCGTTCAGCGCTGATCGCGTTCAGCGCCGCGTTCCATGGCCGCACGCTGCTGGGCATGGCGCTCACCGGTAAGGTCGTCCCCTACAAGGCAGGTTTCGGGCCGTTTCCGGCGGACGTCTACCACGCGCCGTACCCCGACCCGACGCATGGCGTGTCGGTGGCCGACGCGCTGGCGGGCCTGCAGGCGCTCTTCAAGACCGATGTCGACCCGCGCCGCGTGGCCGCCATCGTCATCGAGCCGGTGCAGGGCGAGGGCGGCTTCAACATCTGCCCGCCCGAGTTCATGCAAACGCTGCGCGCGCTCTGCAACGAACACGGAATCCTGCTGATCGCCGACGAAGTCCAGACCGGCTTCGGGCGCACCGGCAAGATGTTCGCCATGGAGCACTACGGCGTCGCTGCCGACCTCACCGCCATGGCCAAGGGCCTGGCCGGCGGCATGCCCCTGTCGGCCGTATGCGGGCGCACCGAGATCATGGACGCGCCGCCCCCGGGCGGGCTCGGCGGCACCTACGCCGGCAACCCGCTGGCCGTCGCGGCGGCCCTGGAAGTCGTGCAACTGATGCAGGCCGACGACCTGCCCGCGCGGGGCGCGGCCCAAGGCGAACGATTGCAGCGTCACCTGGAAGCCCTGCGTCCGGGCGTGCCCGAACTGGCCGAGGTGCGCGGGCTGGGCGCCATGGTCGCGGCCGAATTCCGCCACCCCCATGACGACTCCCCGCATCCCGATTTCACGCGGCAGTTGCAGGCGCGCGCGCTCGAGAAAAACCTGCTGCTGCTGAGCTGCGGCGTCGACGGCAACGTAATCCGCTTCTTGTTCCCGCTGACCATCGCCGACGACACCATGAGCGAGGCCATGGATATCCTGGCCCAGGTCCTGACCGCTTGA
- a CDS encoding cupin domain-containing protein — protein sequence MNRPGAVPTVQIDNEHVRVTEWRFPPGGETGWHRHGMPYVVVPQTTGPLLLETPDGQVTSDLRTGISYFRPLGVEHNVVNPNDTEFVFVEIELKQA from the coding sequence ATGAACCGCCCCGGCGCAGTGCCCACGGTGCAAATCGACAACGAACATGTCAGGGTGACCGAATGGCGGTTCCCGCCCGGCGGCGAAACCGGCTGGCACCGTCACGGCATGCCCTACGTGGTAGTGCCGCAGACCACCGGGCCGCTGCTGCTCGAAACCCCCGACGGCCAGGTGACCAGCGACCTGCGCACCGGCATTTCGTATTTCCGTCCGCTGGGCGTCGAACACAATGTCGTCAACCCGAACGACACCGAATTCGTCTTCGTGGAAATCGAGCTCAAGCAAGCTTAA
- a CDS encoding histone deacetylase family protein → MKAFFCEQQMLHQPRQFMRLGRLCAPTDTPARAQALQTVLAARGVSVEAPPDYGRGPLHGVHSPDYLDFLEHAYPRWQALRASGMDPGDEVLPNLAPYYSGRLEHAERGPCPSGSVVAQAGYYLGDLSCPIGPHTWRSALRSTHSAVAAADWVAQNQGVAYALCRPSGHHAHRDRAGGFCYLNSSAAAAQRLLQTYGKIAILDVDAHHGDGTQQIFYQRPDVMTLSLHADPVGYYPFYTGHAHERGYGSGHGYNLNFPLAHGADDEAFLDALDNALVALRDYRPRALVLPLGFDTYKDDPISVLGLDIDAYRHIGERINGLGLPTVVVQEGGYLVDAIGPALDAFLQGMAQTVAH, encoded by the coding sequence ATGAAGGCGTTTTTTTGCGAACAGCAGATGCTGCACCAGCCGCGGCAGTTCATGCGCCTGGGCCGCCTGTGCGCCCCCACCGATACGCCGGCGCGAGCCCAGGCCCTGCAGACGGTGCTGGCCGCCCGCGGCGTGTCGGTGGAAGCGCCGCCCGATTACGGCCGCGGCCCGCTGCACGGCGTGCATAGCCCCGACTACCTCGATTTTCTCGAGCATGCCTATCCGCGTTGGCAGGCCCTGCGCGCCAGCGGCATGGACCCCGGCGACGAGGTGCTGCCCAACCTGGCGCCCTACTACAGCGGCCGGCTCGAACACGCGGAACGCGGCCCCTGCCCGTCCGGTTCGGTGGTGGCGCAGGCGGGCTATTATCTGGGCGACCTGTCATGTCCCATCGGCCCCCACACCTGGCGCTCGGCGCTGCGCTCCACCCACAGCGCCGTGGCCGCCGCCGACTGGGTCGCGCAGAACCAGGGCGTGGCTTACGCGCTGTGCCGGCCTTCGGGCCACCACGCGCACCGCGACCGGGCGGGCGGTTTCTGCTACCTGAACAGCAGCGCCGCCGCGGCCCAGCGCCTGCTGCAAACCTACGGCAAGATCGCCATCCTGGACGTCGACGCCCATCACGGCGACGGCACGCAGCAGATCTTCTATCAGCGCCCCGACGTCATGACCCTGTCGCTGCACGCCGACCCCGTCGGATACTACCCGTTCTACACCGGGCACGCCCACGAGCGCGGCTACGGCAGCGGCCATGGCTACAACCTCAACTTCCCGCTGGCGCACGGCGCGGACGACGAGGCCTTCCTGGACGCCCTGGACAACGCCCTGGTGGCGTTGCGCGACTACCGCCCGCGCGCGTTGGTGCTCCCGCTGGGTTTCGACACCTACAAAGACGACCCCATCAGCGTGCTGGGGCTCGATATCGACGCCTACCGGCATATCGGCGAACGCATCAACGGATTGGGGCTGCCCACCGTGGTCGTGCAGGAAGGCGGCTACCTGGTCGACGCCATCGGCCCGGCGCTGGATGCGTTCCTGCAGGGCATGGCCCAAACGGTGGCGCACTAA
- a CDS encoding DMT family transporter: protein MASIRDAGGNTIAGAAAMPAGVGIALYLAALVLFASFDAAVKHLVTVYPAPFLNVMRYLSVATIAVGLVLRHGLPRLSATPAKGLLLLRGLMLGTVGTCFMTALIWMPLSEATAIYFTSPLIVVALSPWLLRERIGARQWSAVALGCAGMLLIVRPGGSLPWLGTALMAISAVSYALFQVLTRKLSGRVPSHVQYGYTALVCLIVTALPAPFFLPDPWPDARDWAAIVLLGVTNGLGQILLIAAFRRVPASTLAPFNYCQLLMAVAYSTFVFARPPDMLAMSGMALIVAAGLSLATARGPAALDGAR from the coding sequence ATGGCAAGCATTCGCGACGCGGGCGGAAACACGATTGCCGGCGCGGCCGCGATGCCGGCCGGAGTCGGCATCGCGCTGTACCTGGCGGCGCTGGTGCTGTTCGCCAGTTTCGACGCCGCCGTCAAGCACCTGGTAACGGTGTATCCGGCGCCATTCCTGAACGTCATGCGCTACCTGTCGGTGGCCACCATCGCCGTGGGACTGGTGTTGCGCCATGGGCTGCCGCGCCTGTCGGCCACGCCCGCCAAAGGCCTGTTGCTGTTGCGCGGACTGATGCTGGGTACCGTGGGCACCTGCTTCATGACGGCCCTGATCTGGATGCCTCTGTCGGAAGCCACCGCCATTTATTTCACGTCGCCGCTGATTGTCGTCGCCCTCTCGCCCTGGTTGCTGCGCGAGCGCATCGGCGCCCGCCAGTGGTCGGCGGTGGCGCTGGGCTGTGCCGGCATGCTGCTGATCGTGCGGCCGGGCGGCAGCCTGCCCTGGCTGGGCACGGCGCTGATGGCGATTTCGGCAGTCAGCTATGCGCTGTTCCAGGTGCTGACCCGAAAATTGTCGGGCCGCGTGCCCAGCCATGTGCAATACGGCTACACCGCCCTGGTCTGCCTGATCGTCACCGCGCTGCCGGCGCCGTTCTTCCTGCCCGACCCGTGGCCGGACGCTCGCGACTGGGCCGCCATCGTGCTGCTGGGCGTCACCAATGGGCTGGGCCAGATACTGCTGATTGCCGCCTTTCGCCGCGTGCCCGCCTCGACGCTGGCGCCATTCAATTACTGCCAATTGCTGATGGCGGTGGCTTACAGCACCTTCGTGTTCGCCCGTCCGCCCGACATGCTGGCCATGTCGGGCATGGCGCTCATCGTGGCGGCCGGCCTGTCGCTGGCCACCGCCCGCGGGCCGGCGGCGCTTGATGGCGCGCGCTAG